In Gimesia benthica, a single window of DNA contains:
- a CDS encoding DUF1559 family PulG-like putative transporter, with protein MLFPQSRSPYSPQTSQSALHVHKRGFTLIELLVVIAIIAVLVALLLPAVQQAREAARMAQCKNNLRQIVLACHMYADSNGGYWPRAAPDQHVGFGGKKRWHGERTTTDATSKFQAHLGPLAPFLEQNAEIKKCPTFGNFAAHGTVSNAFEGGTGGYGYNQAYLGGTSWKYTYPTCNMIATNMREIGSLARTVAFADSALAQGFPDLHIIEYSFIEPPYFIDNWTPTFEEAPWRPDPSIHFRHTGTVANIGWADGRVTSAVMSGTGTSAYGGDPKKFQIGWFGPMDSNVLFTNKDKLEADMGGVQ; from the coding sequence ATGCTGTTTCCCCAATCCCGCTCACCTTACTCACCGCAAACTTCTCAATCTGCGCTGCACGTACACAAACGCGGCTTTACTCTGATTGAACTCCTGGTCGTGATTGCCATCATCGCTGTTCTGGTGGCCCTGCTCCTGCCCGCTGTCCAGCAGGCGCGCGAAGCGGCCCGTATGGCCCAGTGTAAAAACAATCTGCGTCAGATCGTGCTGGCCTGCCATATGTACGCAGATTCCAACGGCGGTTACTGGCCCCGAGCAGCCCCCGATCAACATGTCGGCTTTGGTGGTAAAAAACGCTGGCACGGCGAACGGACAACAACAGACGCCACATCTAAATTCCAAGCACATCTCGGACCATTAGCTCCATTCCTTGAACAGAATGCAGAAATCAAAAAATGTCCCACCTTCGGGAACTTTGCTGCTCACGGAACCGTTTCCAATGCCTTCGAAGGGGGCACCGGAGGTTATGGTTATAACCAGGCTTATCTGGGAGGAACATCCTGGAAATATACTTATCCCACCTGCAATATGATCGCCACCAACATGCGGGAAATCGGTAGTCTAGCCCGCACAGTCGCCTTCGCCGACTCTGCACTGGCCCAGGGATTCCCGGATCTGCATATCATCGAATACAGTTTCATCGAACCGCCGTACTTCATTGATAACTGGACCCCGACTTTCGAAGAAGCTCCCTGGCGGCCCGATCCTTCAATTCATTTCCGACATACGGGAACCGTTGCCAACATCGGCTGGGCCGATGGCCGCGTGACCTCAGCTGTCATGTCGGGTACCGGTACCTCTGCCTACGGCGGCGATCCGAAAAAATTCCAGATCGGCTGGTTCGGTCCCATGGACAGTAACGTGCTGTTTACCAATAAAGATAAGCTGGAGGCAGACATGGGAGGCGTCCAGTAA
- the lysS gene encoding lysine--tRNA ligase codes for MSKEKTNRFEAERIKKLEKIQSLGLDPWGQRFDGHIPIADARDQAPAESGVDGEDVRIAGRIMLRRKAGKLRFYDIKDWTGKIQLLFSRGDLSEEQWELMGQLDLGDLIGVDGCLRRTETGEISVFVKELTVLCKSLAQPPEKHHSVKDVELLLRQRSLDLIYTEGVLEKMLKRSQIIDSVRQTLRSHKFHEVETPVLHAVAGGAAARPFITHHNTLDIELYMRIALELHLKRLMVGGVERVYEIGRVFRNEGIDATHNPEFTMIEIYQAYGNYETMMDLTEAIVTDAVKTISDTMVLPWGEDKTIDFSGPWERKKYHDLVREHAGCDPHDPAAVAAVAKQHGIDTENVHPDVVLNEVFEATCEEHLTGPVFVIDYPASICPLTKRQKDNPEIAERFELFVHGMELANAYTELNDPLLQEELFKTQLSGLSEEDSMAKMDTDFIKALKVGMPPAGGLGIGIDRLVMLLTNSHSIRDVIYFPLLRPEGQPAPKE; via the coding sequence ATGTCCAAAGAGAAAACCAACCGTTTTGAAGCAGAACGGATCAAAAAATTAGAGAAAATTCAATCCCTGGGACTCGATCCCTGGGGGCAGCGGTTTGACGGTCACATTCCGATTGCAGACGCTCGCGATCAGGCTCCCGCGGAATCGGGTGTCGATGGCGAAGACGTGCGGATCGCCGGGCGGATCATGCTGCGGCGCAAAGCCGGTAAACTGCGGTTTTACGATATCAAAGACTGGACTGGAAAAATTCAGCTGCTGTTCTCGCGGGGTGACCTGAGCGAAGAACAGTGGGAGCTGATGGGCCAGCTCGACCTGGGCGACCTGATCGGCGTCGATGGCTGTCTGCGTCGGACCGAGACCGGAGAAATCTCCGTGTTCGTTAAAGAGCTGACGGTGCTCTGTAAATCGCTGGCGCAGCCTCCGGAAAAACATCACAGTGTCAAAGACGTTGAACTGCTGCTGAGACAGCGTTCGCTCGATCTGATCTATACCGAAGGCGTGCTGGAAAAGATGCTGAAGCGGAGTCAGATCATCGATTCCGTCCGTCAGACACTTCGCAGTCATAAGTTTCATGAAGTGGAAACACCGGTGCTGCACGCAGTTGCCGGTGGTGCAGCGGCACGGCCCTTCATTACACATCATAATACGCTGGACATCGAGCTTTACATGCGGATCGCCCTCGAGCTGCATCTCAAGCGACTGATGGTCGGTGGCGTAGAACGTGTGTATGAAATCGGGCGGGTGTTCCGCAATGAAGGGATTGACGCCACTCATAATCCCGAATTCACCATGATCGAAATTTACCAGGCCTACGGTAACTATGAAACGATGATGGATCTGACCGAGGCCATCGTCACCGACGCCGTCAAAACGATCAGCGATACCATGGTACTGCCCTGGGGCGAAGACAAGACCATCGACTTCAGTGGTCCCTGGGAACGGAAAAAATACCACGACCTGGTTCGCGAGCATGCAGGCTGTGATCCCCACGATCCGGCTGCTGTAGCAGCGGTTGCGAAGCAGCATGGCATTGATACAGAGAACGTGCACCCGGATGTGGTGCTCAATGAAGTGTTTGAAGCAACCTGCGAAGAACATCTGACCGGTCCGGTTTTCGTGATCGACTACCCGGCTTCCATTTGTCCGCTGACCAAGCGGCAGAAGGACAACCCGGAGATCGCAGAGCGGTTTGAGCTGTTTGTCCACGGTATGGAACTGGCCAACGCTTATACCGAGCTCAACGATCCCCTGCTGCAGGAAGAACTGTTTAAGACACAGCTGTCGGGACTTTCCGAAGAAGACTCGATGGCGAAAATGGATACAGATTTTATTAAGGCGTTGAAAGTCGGTATGCCGCCGGCCGGAGGATTGGGAATAGGCATTGATCGCCTCGTTATGCTGTTGACCAACAGTCACAGCATTCGCGATGTGATCTACTTCCCGCTGCTCCGACCCGAAGGACAGCCGGCACCGAAAGAGTAA
- a CDS encoding ABC transporter permease, whose amino-acid sequence MYKSLLCLRYLKTRYIALASIISMTLGVATMIVVNSVMDGFSTDMRTRLRGILADVIVETNSLDGEENTQELKDRIQRAVGNDIEGMTATVEIYAMLSVQYGSQWQSKPVTLIGIDPATKATVGPLAKYLMHTKEGTVPDWNLSPEAMAYRKEWTTRAQWMVDRWNHNPPPLEEADEGNEQVSFEESVPLEPEPEPKFAQDSGESPFDAAAEPKGSAPQFAEQQGKAINPFSQFDKKEDRDPSEPLKARVYIGYGLVSFPYEDPETGETKMFQIVKPGDDIKISTVTAGHPPEPTHFNATVVDLFKSDMSEHDSSLVFCNLEYLQEARGMISPESGERSITSIQIKLKNQDDAAMVVSKLEEALPASQFRIRTWEDKQGPLLAAVEVESAILNVLLFLIIAVAGFGILAIFFMITIEKTRDIGILKALGASSNGIMSIFLSYGLALGLVGSGVGVIVGLLFVEYINEIEGFITWLTGRKVFDQRIYYFPEISTHVEPMMVFWVAIGAMVIAVLASILPARKAARFHPVESLRYE is encoded by the coding sequence ATGTATAAATCATTACTTTGCCTGCGATATTTGAAAACGCGCTACATTGCGCTGGCCAGCATCATCAGTATGACGCTTGGTGTCGCGACGATGATTGTCGTCAACAGCGTCATGGATGGTTTCAGCACCGACATGCGAACCCGCTTACGGGGGATCCTGGCGGATGTCATCGTGGAAACCAACTCGCTTGATGGCGAAGAGAACACGCAGGAGCTTAAAGACCGCATTCAACGCGCGGTGGGTAACGACATCGAAGGCATGACAGCCACGGTGGAAATTTACGCTATGCTCAGCGTGCAGTACGGTTCCCAGTGGCAGAGTAAGCCGGTCACCCTGATCGGCATCGACCCGGCGACGAAAGCCACGGTCGGTCCGCTGGCCAAATACCTGATGCATACCAAAGAGGGGACGGTACCTGACTGGAATCTGTCTCCCGAGGCGATGGCCTACCGTAAAGAGTGGACCACCCGGGCCCAGTGGATGGTCGATCGCTGGAATCACAATCCCCCACCACTGGAAGAAGCAGATGAGGGCAACGAGCAGGTCTCCTTCGAGGAGTCCGTCCCCCTCGAGCCGGAGCCGGAACCGAAGTTTGCCCAGGATTCCGGAGAGTCCCCCTTCGATGCGGCTGCTGAGCCAAAGGGCAGTGCACCCCAGTTTGCGGAGCAGCAGGGGAAAGCCATCAATCCTTTCAGCCAGTTCGATAAAAAAGAAGATCGGGATCCGAGCGAACCTTTGAAGGCCCGCGTTTATATTGGTTACGGTCTGGTGAGTTTCCCTTACGAAGATCCAGAGACCGGCGAAACGAAAATGTTTCAGATCGTCAAGCCGGGTGATGATATCAAAATCAGTACCGTCACTGCCGGACATCCACCTGAGCCAACACACTTTAATGCGACCGTGGTCGACCTGTTTAAGAGTGACATGAGCGAGCACGACAGCAGTCTGGTGTTCTGTAACCTGGAATACCTGCAGGAAGCTCGCGGGATGATTTCTCCTGAGAGCGGCGAACGGTCGATTACATCGATTCAGATCAAGCTGAAAAACCAGGACGATGCGGCGATGGTCGTCAGCAAGCTGGAAGAAGCCCTGCCTGCCAGTCAGTTCAGGATACGCACCTGGGAAGACAAGCAGGGACCACTGCTGGCCGCTGTAGAAGTGGAATCGGCGATTCTGAATGTGCTGCTGTTCCTGATTATTGCCGTTGCCGGTTTCGGCATCCTGGCGATCTTCTTCATGATCACGATTGAGAAGACTCGGGATATCGGCATTCTCAAAGCGCTGGGTGCCAGCTCGAACGGTATCATGTCAATCTTTCTGTCTTACGGCCTGGCGTTAGGTCTGGTGGGCAGTGGTGTCGGTGTGATCGTGGGGCTGCTGTTTGTGGAATATATCAATGAGATAGAAGGGTTTATCACGTGGCTCACCGGGAGAAAGGTCTTCGATCAGCGGATCTATTACTTCCCGGAAATTTCGACGCACGTCGAGCCGATGATGGTCTTCTGGGTGGCGATCGGGGCGATGGTAATCGCGGTTCTGGCAAGTATCCTGCCGGCCCGCAAAGCGGCCCGCTTCCATCCGGTCGAGTCGTTGCGTTACGAATAG
- a CDS encoding NHL domain-containing protein produces the protein MKRLHLIPLLVLFCIAAAPLSAQTIKTIAGTGKLGHSGDGGPAVKAQVGEPYGLTLGPDGALYVCEIKGHVIRRIDEETGKISTVAGSTKKGYSGDGGPALEAELNEPYEVRFDKAGNMYFVEMVNNIVRRVDAKTGNISTVAGTGEKGFSGDGGPATKATFSRPHSIALDNDDNLYICDIGNHRIRRVDLKTGIVSTFSGTGARKPTPDGAPVSGTPLNGPRALDFFADGKGKGSLYLALREGNMVYRIDLDNGTLHHIAGTGKKGYTGHGGPAKKATLSGPKGISVAPNGDIYLADTESHTIRVIRKKDGTIETAAGDGKRGDGPDGDPANCRMARPHGVYVGPQGNVYIGDSETYRVRKLTTGKQ, from the coding sequence ATGAAACGATTGCACCTCATTCCGCTGCTCGTGCTGTTCTGCATCGCCGCAGCACCGCTGTCTGCTCAGACCATCAAAACCATCGCCGGAACCGGCAAGCTCGGACACTCGGGCGATGGTGGCCCCGCAGTCAAAGCACAGGTGGGAGAACCTTACGGACTGACGCTTGGTCCGGACGGAGCACTCTACGTCTGTGAAATCAAAGGTCATGTCATCCGTCGCATCGACGAAGAGACAGGCAAGATCTCAACGGTCGCCGGCTCGACCAAGAAAGGCTACAGCGGAGACGGCGGCCCCGCCCTGGAAGCTGAACTGAATGAGCCCTATGAAGTGCGTTTTGACAAAGCGGGCAACATGTACTTTGTGGAAATGGTCAACAACATCGTTCGCCGCGTTGATGCAAAAACCGGAAACATCTCGACCGTCGCAGGCACAGGTGAAAAAGGTTTCTCAGGCGATGGAGGCCCTGCCACCAAAGCCACTTTCTCCCGCCCCCACTCGATCGCCCTGGATAACGATGACAACCTGTATATCTGCGACATCGGCAATCATCGCATTCGCCGCGTCGATCTGAAGACAGGCATTGTGTCCACGTTCTCCGGAACGGGAGCACGCAAGCCGACTCCCGATGGAGCACCCGTCTCAGGCACACCGCTGAATGGTCCTCGTGCACTGGACTTTTTTGCAGACGGGAAAGGCAAAGGTTCACTGTATCTCGCGTTGCGGGAAGGGAATATGGTTTACCGCATCGATCTGGACAATGGGACTTTACATCACATTGCAGGCACTGGTAAAAAAGGATATACGGGACACGGCGGACCGGCGAAAAAAGCCACGCTCTCCGGTCCCAAAGGAATTTCTGTCGCCCCCAATGGAGACATCTACCTGGCGGATACAGAGAGTCACACCATCCGCGTCATTCGTAAAAAAGATGGAACAATTGAAACCGCTGCCGGCGACGGCAAACGGGGAGATGGTCCTGATGGAGATCCCGCCAACTGCCGCATGGCGCGTCCACACGGCGTTTATGTCGGCCCTCAAGGCAATGTCTATATTGGTGACAGTGAAACTTATCGCGTTCGCAAGTTAACAACGGGAAAACAATAA
- a CDS encoding Nif3-like dinuclear metal center hexameric protein, with the protein MTSVADIQDYLINLAPPELGESWDNVGLLTGDPTFKVEKILTCLTLTPDVAAEAISTGANLIVSHHPILFRPVQQITAATVEGKMLLDLIQARISVYSPHTCYDSAERGINWQLASLLGLEQIGILRPQPGPEPAAEAQGAGRFGDLPAEFSLAQLNQLIKQALKVENLQFVGDPEMRVSRLGIACGAAAEFLKDAHKHECQALLTGEARFHACLEARSRGMALILPGHYATERPAMEQMAELLQAQFGDLKIWASEVESDPLGWDCDGESA; encoded by the coding sequence ATGACCAGCGTCGCGGACATTCAGGATTATTTGATCAATCTGGCACCACCAGAACTGGGCGAAAGCTGGGATAACGTCGGATTGCTGACGGGCGATCCCACTTTCAAGGTCGAGAAAATCCTGACCTGTCTGACACTCACACCCGATGTCGCTGCCGAAGCGATTTCAACTGGAGCGAATCTGATTGTCAGCCACCACCCGATTCTGTTTCGTCCCGTGCAGCAGATCACCGCGGCGACTGTCGAGGGAAAAATGCTGCTCGATCTGATCCAGGCACGAATCTCGGTTTACAGCCCGCATACCTGCTACGACAGCGCAGAGCGGGGCATCAACTGGCAACTGGCCAGTCTGCTGGGGCTGGAACAGATCGGGATTCTGAGACCACAACCCGGCCCGGAACCAGCAGCAGAAGCGCAGGGAGCAGGGCGGTTTGGTGATTTGCCTGCCGAATTCTCGCTGGCCCAGCTCAATCAGTTGATCAAACAGGCTTTGAAGGTTGAGAATCTGCAGTTTGTCGGAGATCCCGAGATGCGGGTCAGCCGACTGGGAATTGCCTGTGGTGCGGCCGCCGAGTTCCTCAAAGATGCACACAAACATGAATGCCAGGCGCTGTTAACAGGAGAAGCCCGGTTTCATGCCTGCCTGGAGGCCCGTTCCCGTGGGATGGCTCTGATTCTGCCGGGGCATTACGCCACTGAACGTCCCGCGATGGAGCAGATGGCCGAACTCCTGCAGGCGCAGTTCGGGGATCTAAAAATCTGGGCCAGTGAAGTGGAATCGGATCCACTTGGCTGGGACTGCGACGGAGAGTCGGCCTGA